A window from Corynebacterium urogenitale encodes these proteins:
- a CDS encoding TVP38/TMEM64 family protein, translating into MFHARRALTTTVSALRRFLRRIWALPAKAKILIGLVLAFLACLPLIPLPSAEYIRESVSSLGPWAPIGYLVGMVAFTQLPFPRTVWTIAAGLLFGSLLGSALALVGLATSALVSLILVRAFGKPWADQKSEGDPRLELLGQIVAQRGWIAVLGLRMVPAVPFSPLNYACGLSTIPVVPYLLATILGSAPNTVATVMATDALATGRNLWILLLSAVVVLIGLGLSAREFIQWQAVLKRTPRSTRQVNKGTGPRRG; encoded by the coding sequence ATGTTTCACGCACGAAGAGCGCTAACCACCACGGTTAGCGCTCTTCGTCGTTTCTTAAGGCGAATATGGGCATTACCGGCGAAGGCTAAGATTCTCATCGGGCTGGTCCTCGCCTTTCTCGCCTGCCTGCCACTGATTCCCCTGCCCAGCGCCGAATACATCCGTGAGAGTGTGTCCTCTTTGGGGCCGTGGGCGCCAATCGGATACCTCGTGGGCATGGTGGCCTTCACTCAACTTCCCTTTCCCAGAACGGTATGGACGATCGCTGCTGGGCTGTTGTTCGGTTCATTACTCGGCTCTGCTCTCGCCCTTGTGGGGTTGGCGACATCCGCCCTCGTTTCCCTCATCCTCGTTCGTGCATTCGGCAAACCGTGGGCGGATCAGAAGTCCGAGGGTGATCCCCGCCTTGAACTGCTAGGTCAGATCGTCGCGCAGCGTGGGTGGATTGCCGTACTTGGGCTGCGTATGGTGCCCGCGGTGCCTTTTAGTCCCCTCAATTACGCGTGTGGATTATCCACCATTCCGGTTGTTCCCTACCTGCTGGCGACGATCCTCGGATCCGCGCCCAACACCGTAGCGACCGTCATGGCGACCGATGCGCTAGCAACGGGCAGGAATCTGTGGATACTCCTCCTATCCGCAGTGGTCGTGCTCATCGGTCTTGGCCTGTCGGCTCGTGAGTTCATCCAATGGCAGGCAGTCCTCAAACGCACACCTCGATCGACGCGTCAGGTCAACAAAGGTACCGGGCCGCGCAGAGGGTAA
- a CDS encoding DNA-binding protein, translating to MFAIRASYRGRSRRRGAYVRDVAEALGNSSAVLEERVLSVEDFVCVVPGPEEAGGVVMSLLQTGEFAIGIGTVAGQDVASNLDNDLEDLDEDSYAAEVMEEMIGAAGRALAPKQRASTVTVRVEKPGPGGVLAPGKAAEAAEDVAAAFTLLAHVLSRRTKEGREATALLRAGHLQSEAAEMVGITKQAMSQRLAAAGWQAEQAGWSLAVHLLARIEET from the coding sequence ATGTTCGCTATTCGCGCTTCCTATCGAGGTCGGTCACGCCGCCGCGGAGCATATGTCCGCGATGTGGCTGAAGCATTGGGCAACTCCAGCGCGGTGCTGGAGGAGAGAGTGCTCTCCGTCGAGGATTTCGTATGTGTTGTACCCGGACCGGAAGAAGCGGGTGGCGTCGTCATGAGCCTCTTGCAGACTGGTGAGTTTGCAATTGGAATCGGCACTGTGGCAGGCCAAGATGTGGCGTCGAACCTCGACAACGACCTTGAAGACCTCGATGAGGATAGTTACGCGGCCGAGGTGATGGAGGAGATGATCGGCGCTGCGGGCCGTGCGCTAGCCCCGAAGCAGCGCGCAAGCACAGTGACTGTGCGCGTGGAAAAACCCGGCCCAGGAGGAGTCCTGGCACCGGGTAAAGCAGCCGAAGCTGCAGAGGACGTGGCTGCCGCTTTTACCTTGCTAGCTCACGTGCTGTCGCGACGAACTAAGGAAGGGCGGGAAGCTACTGCCCTATTGCGAGCCGGCCATCTCCAGTCTGAGGCCGCGGAGATGGTGGGCATCACGAAACAGGCTATGAGCCAGCGCCTGGCTGCTGCGGGTTGGCAGGCGGAGCAGGCTGGGTGGAGCCTGGCTGTCCATCTGCTTGCGCGAATCGAGGAGACGTAG
- a CDS encoding SPFH domain-containing protein yields the protein MTITIFAILLVLVIVVVIKSIALIPQGEAAVIERLGKWQRTVSGELTLLVPFIDRVRERVDTREQVVSFPPQAVITQDNLTVAIDTVVTFQINDPAAAIYGVNNYIVGVEQISVATLRDVVGGMTLEECLTSRDVINRRLRGELDAATTKWGLRISRVELKAIDPPPSIQQAMELQMKAEREKRATILTAEGRRESDIKTAEGAKQSRILTAEGEKSAQILAAEAERQATILRAEGERAAKYLEAQGQAKAIQKVNAAIKAAQVTPDVLAYQYLEKLPEMARGSSNKTWLIPMQFGDSLEQFAKALGNKDDEGVFRYEPHPVDDDTKSIVEQQDDDDWFSTESAPEIAEAVAAANAQAQKPVDEALAESDAERPTPSSPTSKRARERSSASMISEEDTAAGWSVSTQNSGATSPRFAQADGQPGSTQPAPPANPQQPGAGS from the coding sequence TTGACAATCACCATTTTCGCAATTCTGCTTGTCTTGGTCATCGTCGTGGTGATCAAGTCCATTGCGCTGATACCGCAAGGTGAGGCCGCAGTGATCGAGCGCCTGGGTAAGTGGCAGCGCACCGTCTCCGGTGAGCTCACGCTGCTCGTCCCCTTCATCGACCGCGTTCGCGAGCGTGTGGACACACGTGAGCAGGTGGTCAGCTTCCCGCCACAAGCTGTGATCACCCAGGACAACCTGACCGTCGCAATCGATACGGTTGTGACCTTCCAAATCAACGACCCGGCGGCTGCTATCTACGGTGTCAACAACTACATCGTGGGTGTCGAGCAAATCTCCGTGGCCACGCTGCGCGACGTCGTGGGCGGCATGACGTTAGAGGAGTGCCTCACCTCCCGTGACGTGATTAATCGGCGCCTGCGCGGCGAACTCGACGCCGCAACGACGAAGTGGGGTCTGCGCATTTCCCGCGTGGAGCTGAAAGCTATTGACCCGCCACCATCCATTCAGCAGGCGATGGAGCTGCAGATGAAGGCGGAGCGCGAAAAGCGCGCGACGATTCTCACCGCCGAGGGTCGTCGCGAGTCCGACATCAAGACTGCAGAAGGCGCCAAGCAATCCCGCATTCTCACCGCAGAGGGTGAAAAGTCCGCTCAAATTCTCGCTGCAGAAGCAGAGCGACAGGCGACGATTCTCCGAGCAGAAGGCGAGCGCGCGGCGAAATACCTCGAAGCACAGGGCCAGGCTAAGGCGATTCAGAAGGTCAATGCCGCAATCAAGGCCGCACAAGTCACCCCGGATGTCTTGGCCTACCAATATCTGGAGAAGCTTCCGGAGATGGCTCGTGGCTCTTCCAACAAGACCTGGCTCATCCCGATGCAGTTCGGTGATTCCCTCGAGCAATTTGCGAAGGCTCTGGGCAATAAGGATGACGAAGGGGTCTTCCGTTACGAACCACATCCTGTAGACGACGACACGAAGTCCATCGTCGAACAGCAGGACGATGATGATTGGTTCTCCACAGAATCGGCGCCTGAAATTGCCGAGGCCGTTGCTGCGGCGAACGCGCAAGCTCAGAAGCCCGTAGACGAGGCGCTGGCGGAATCGGATGCAGAGAGGCCAACCCCGTCGTCGCCAACTTCGAAGCGTGCTCGGGAACGTTCTTCAGCTTCGATGATTTCGGAGGAAGATACCGCCGCTGGCTGGTCGGTGAGCACCCAGAATTCCGGTGCTACGTCTCCTCGATTCGCGCAAGCAGATGGACAGCCAGGCTCCACCCAGCCTGCTCCGCCTGCCAACCCGCAGCAGCCAGGCGCTGGCTCATAG
- a CDS encoding NfeD family protein — protein sequence MGPIIWLIAAGVLALAELAVMDFSLLMLALAALVTAGVAVAEIPLWAEVLVFACSAIASIFLLRPVLRKRLRNTTSSRSFSPKELEGRHAEVVSLVGPSITSGGMVNIDGDLWSARAAHPGETFNQGDTVQVLEIDGTTAVVWKGI from the coding sequence ATGGGTCCCATTATCTGGTTAATAGCAGCGGGAGTGCTAGCTCTAGCTGAGCTCGCCGTCATGGATTTCTCGCTCCTCATGCTCGCTCTCGCAGCGCTCGTGACTGCAGGCGTCGCCGTCGCCGAAATACCGCTGTGGGCAGAAGTCCTTGTCTTCGCATGTTCCGCTATCGCAAGTATCTTCCTGCTGCGCCCTGTTCTTCGCAAGCGTCTCCGCAACACCACCTCCTCCCGTAGCTTTTCCCCCAAGGAGCTAGAGGGCCGCCATGCAGAGGTCGTCAGCCTCGTCGGGCCCTCGATCACTAGTGGTGGAATGGTCAATATCGATGGAGATTTGTGGAGCGCTCGTGCTGCTCACCCTGGCGAAACCTTCAACCAGGGTGACACTGTCCAAGTGTTAGAAATCGACGGAACCACCGCCGTCGTCTGGAAGGGAATTTAA